The DNA window aagttgtccaggaacacctggccactctaaacgaattcaagtcgccagggccagatcagctacatccaagagtactgaaggaactagcggaagttatttcagaaccactagcaattatcttcgagagttcttggagaacgggagaagtcccagcagattggaggagggcgaatgtggtccctatcttcaagaatggaaaaaagaacgacccaaacaattaccgtccggtcagcctcacatcgataccaggcaagattctggaaaagatcattaaggaagtggtctgcaaacacttagaaacaaatgcggtcattgctaatagtcaacacggatttaccaaaaacaagccatgccagattaatctgatctcttttttcgatagagttacgagttgggtcgatacagggaatgccgtggatgtagcatacctggatttcagtaaggccttcgacaaagtcccccacgaccttctggcaaacaaactagtaaaatgtgggctagacaaaactacggttaggtggatctgtaattggctaagcgaacgaacccaaagggtgctcaccaatgcgtcgtcttcatcatggaaagaagtgacaagtggagtgccgcagggctctgtcctgggcccggttctgttcaacatctttattaacgacttagacgaagggttagaaggcacaatcatcaagtttgcagacgacaccaaactcggagggatagctaacactccagaagacaggagcagaattcaaaacgatcttgacagactagagagatgggccgaaactaacaaaatgaagttcaacagggacaaatgcaagatacttcacttcggcagaaaaaatggaaatcaaagatacagaatgggggacgcctggcttgacagcagtgtgtgcgaaaaagaccttggagtcctcgtggacaacaagttaaacatgagcctacaatgtgatgctgctgctaaaaaagccaatgggattctggcctgcatcaataggggaatagcgtctagatccagggaagtcatgctcctcctctattctgccttggtcagaccacacctggaatactgtgtccaattatgggcaccgcagatgaagggagattttgacaagctggaaagcgtccagaggagggcgactaaaatgattaagggtctggagaacaagccctatgaggagcggcttaaagagctgggcatgtttagcctgcagaagagaaggctgagaggagacatgatagccatgtacaaatacgtgaggggaagtcatagggaggagggagcaagcttattttctgctgccctgcagactaggacacggaacaatggcttcaaactacaggaaaggagattccacctgaacatcaggaagaacttcctcactgtgagggctgttcggcagtggaactctctcccccggactgtggtggaggcttcttccttgaaagcttttaagcagaggctggatggccatctgtcgggggtgctttgaatgcgatttcctgcttcttagcggggggttggactagatggcccatgaggtctctttcaactctactattctatgattctatgtttctatgattcatctcctttctactgcacggacattcattggcagttttcccagtctctctggtgagtttatagctatgttccagaagcattctcttctgatgttttgcctgcgtctatggcaggcactctcagtgggtgtgaggtctgttggaaacaaagcaagtggggtttatatatctgtggaatattcagggtggggaaaggaacttgtctgaagcacgtgtgaatgttgcaaatggccaccattattagcattaaatatctaTAATGCTACAcctggtctctggcacgtgtaattacatagtccaagaggtgccaatgctttgactgggggtgcttccatgatgtcttgagcttgtttttctggcagaagagcatGTTGGCGATGACACCTCCGCATTtgatgagaagcaagatgccattgaagttgctgtttccgaactcatcttttcctatgatccctggccacaggtcagagtcccatctgactcttgcattaaagtcccccaggaggatgattttgtccttcttaggtatctccgataggatggtgtccagctgacaataaaaaatttTCCTttatgtcttcgtcagcatctagagttggtgcataggcacatatgatggttgcctgttggtttttggcaaggttaattcagagggttgagagtcgttcattgatgccagtgggtgcctcagtcaggtgcttcaccaggtcatttctgatagcaaagccaactccgtttATTCTTCGTTCTTTTTCAGGcaatcccttccagaagaaggtgtagcctcctttttcttccttcagctgtccctctcctgctctccgggtctcctgaagggctgctatggctatcagtggaataatgcaaaaggaagcaaggaagtcttggggcaaatgcagttcttagtctctgaaacAATCCCAagacaaatagcagtcttacttcagacaaaaaaacaggaataaatcCCTTCACCCCTTTGACTCTTATCCTCTGCTattccacctcccccccccccccccaggcctaTTGTCTGGCTTGGGGTGCCTGTACTAGTCCAGCAGCCTCCCCCCTCGAGCCCTTCTTGTTAGTTCACCTTtttgaatctctctctctttaaaaatttcctaaaaatcagtggatgacccaaatgttctgaaacataGGCGGCTTGCAGTGGTCTATGTGTCTTCCAAGAATGGCCATTTTTGTCCCGATAGCCATAAATAAGAGAAGGAGGAGCCTCGCCATATCCCCCATTGAAACTAATGGCCGGATCTTCCCAAAGCGAAAACAGAGCTTCTGGCTGTGGATCCGAAAAATTGCATCCCCCCTCGATTTCGGAACATCCTGAAGAACAGAATGGGAGCCCAGCCAAAAATTGGACTGAAAATGAGACAGGTTTTTCCCAAATTGCACTCCtactgtcaggatgcaaaaagatcacCATTCTCCAAACTGACCTTTTTACATCCGACCAGAGCAAAGGGGGAAAAAGAACCGGATGAGGAAGACCATTTGGCTGGGAAGACTGATTTATaacctgctctggttttcaacCGTGGGAGAGGATAGTTGATGGGGAGGTGTGAATGGGGAAGAAGAAACGTgagagggggagggaagaagCAACTTGATATATAGGGGGGCTAGCGGAAGAGGGGCAGTATAAGCTTCAATAAAGTTTCCATGGcaccagctgtgtgagcctacctttgtgtcctataccttccaaggactgacacctGCCATttactgtgattctgtgatattcaTGAGCCAGAGGTCCCTATTTGGGTCTTATCTGTATTTTTGTATATCCATGCAAGGTCCATGAACATGAATAGATCAGAGCAAAGAAGAGGTTCCCATAACATGCCCAGGAAGAGATAAAGATTGGGTTTGTGTGGTTTTTGAGAAGAGCTTTTCAATCATTTTCCAAACACatgaattctttttttcttttgttccaGGTAAAAGAATGACAAACTTATTGAGCGTATTGCACAGTTTAATCAATAGAGATAGGCATTCAGAGAGCAAACCACCATTTCCAGCAATTCCTTCCCTTCAAATGCACATGTCTAGTCATAACTCATCACTTTTCgtacataataaatacatttgccTACTGCAACATCGGTTCAGTAATAAATTTTGAAGGTGACTACAAACTGAGcccccatgtacactgccatataaaatccaggtcatctgatttgaactggattatatggcagtctagactcataatccagttcaaagcagataaagtggattatctgctttgataatctggattatatagcagtgtagatctacactgtcgtataatccagatcatgaaaccaaataatccatattatctgatttgaacaagattatatgagtctacactgccatataatccagttcaaaataaataatctagattttatatggcagtgtacatgggaCCTATGAGAAGCAACAAAAAGATTGTTACATACTATGATTACTTCAGCAAGACAAATTATGTACCATGATAAGAGAAAAACCATAAGCTTGTTTTAAGAAAGGCTAGGAAAGAACCATTGATTATTTTCTTCCATAAAAATAATTGAGGATATATTAATTGCAGATTTCAGAATTAGTAGTTCTGATGAATTAGTAGAAAGTGAGATATTCTATGAGAATTAGGAAGGTAGGGCAGGTACATATCATTGGTATTAAAATTGGTATTCaactaatttatttttctttttttatcggTAATGTGTAATTTGTGTTTAAATCTGTTTTAGTATTTGTTTTAGTAATTTGTAGTGTGCATTAGTATTATTGTAGTTAACATTATGTGTACATATTACACATTGTTTTTTCAATTACTGTATGTGGAATTtagttattaaaataaaaatgttgaaaataacaAGTGGGCTGCAATATAAACTCCATGTCAGAGAACGGAGAAAAACAAGACAGATTTCATTTTTTCCTAACCGCGTAGGTACAATTCGATAGAGGATTTGAAGCATCACCATATTTAGTATATGATCCAGCCCGCTTGAAACAAAGCGCTCTAGTAACACAGCCTTTTTTGTAGTACGTCACCATAGTTCCACCTGGAGAAGAAagccaagaaaagaaaaagggaacactGGATTCATAACCATTCTTCCCTTACATCACCAGAGATTTATAAAACTGCCTCTCTCTGAAAAGCAATAGTATTGGTTCACATCTCACATTGTACAGAAACTAAAAATAACCTATATGAACTATGGTGGAAAGCAAATGAAGATTTTGAATAAGGTCCAGCAACATCAAGAGTGGAGAATGAATGGAACTTTCCACTAGAATCCACTGAGGGATGGACTTTTTGAACTACTGTCAAAATTAGATTAATTCCTGAAATTACTTTCCAAAACAGTGTTTCTGGGAAATGCCCTTCTTGCTTTAGTGCAGAATGATGCCACCAAGAAGGTGTACAATTCTGCTTTAACACAAAGACGCCTTCTTATCTGGCCACCTTTATGCCTTAAAGCCATGGAAAAGTGGTAATTATGTTGGCAGTAGCCACTGGAGGCAGTAGGGTTGCAAAATGGGTAGAGTGAAGAAAGCCATTGGCCTTCCAATCATGTGTTACCAACTGGTGAATTGGGCCATAGCCATCATACAGGCCCATGCACATACATTCACACAGAATCAGTTGTATATACTGGGGTGCCTCAGAAAATgtggcaccagaggaagaaagAACATCCAATGATAAGGAATAGGTCACTACACAATAAAACAAAAGGCAATTCAAAATGTCCTTTGTTGAAAGCTTACAAGGTTTACCTGTGAAACGAAACAACCAAATCTAGCAAGCTTTGTGTAAgtaaagaaaaatgttttaacttttgcagagatccaaAATGCACCTAGAGGTATCTTTTTCTTTCACCCCCTTGACATTTCTTAGTATTTCCACTTTGTTTCCATGAGAAACAAAGGATCAGATGTATAGATCTATTCTTTAAAACATACTGGTGAGGCAGGTTTATTGCTCTTCTTTATGTTTTTGCTTCTCGGAGCTTCTCATTAAGGGATTCTGGAGACAGCTGCTGTTTACTCTGCCTGTTGTAACAGGCATTAATGGTTAAGGCGGGATCAACAAGAAATGAATTCAATTCTTTCAAACTGggctttattgcattgttcatGGCAGACATGGTGTTGCGACAAAACATCTATGGACTTTCTTTCTCCAGCTGTCCTTCACTACCCCCCAAATGCCAGGTCCATAGAGGTCAAGGAAGAATGTGGGGCTCAAATAAGACAATGTAAAAAGAAGTTTCTTTTTTAACTGAGGCAGGCCTGCATAAAATGCACTAAGTCTGATATTCTCCATCATTTACCTCACAAATAACTTGCGTTAGATAGGTCCATTGTGTGATACCAGCTCATAGTCCTTGCAAATCTTAAAATTTGACATTACCTACTGGAATTGTTTGATATGTACTAATGCAGTAGATCTCCTTTCCAGAACAATCTACTTTGGCAGATCCACACAGAGAAAGTTGAGTGGCAAAACAGGCAGGACATTCCCTCCCATTGGGTTGGACGAACCCTGGTGAGACTGAAAGACAATAAAGGGAGTTAATCATCTGTGTAGGTGAAAATAGTATCTCTGATTTATCCCAACAAGGCAGGCGACATGAGCAATTAAACACCTACCCCAGTTTCCAAAATGAGATAAAAATCCTAACGATACCCATATAGATGGTATATTTCCAAATTGATTATGTGTACAGGATGGATGACAAAGTATATGCAGGATCATTAGAGTCTGCATCCACACATTATTTCACAAAGCTCTGGTCATTGCAAAACTTCAGAGGATATATAATTCACTCATGAAAATGCCAACAGCTATAGTCAGAACTGACAGGGGATGGATACACATCCAGCTCTTttcatgtagatcagtggttctcagcctcagttccccagatgtttttggcctgcaactcccagaaatcccaaccagtttatcagctgttaggatttctgggagttgaaagccaaaaacatctggggacccccagtttGAAAATCACTGGTGTAGATAGACATGCAGCAAGAGGCACCTGGATGAAAAGCTTGTATGAAGAAGAGCTGTAGGCATCCTTCTGTTCTCTGCTGACACTAAAaaggtgtgtctgtgtgtgtatcgGGGAACAGAGGTTGCTCCACAATGACCCCGGATTAACAGAACTATGTAGAAGAGacttatagccacaaaccaagtCTAGCAGTTTTTGCTCCATAAGAAGCAATTGTTTTCCAACACCAATGGATTTAATGaaccccctatgaacctgtgcaATCTCTTCATTCATCGGGCCAGGCCCTCcactcgctcccacctccgtcacaagcgcggttgatggggacgagggagagggccttctccgtggtggctccccggctctggaattggtcagtaagtaaatggtagcaatatatggtggagcaaatggaatttgaaattatgaatgtgaaactaaatgttgtaaaaactaatgaaaatagaacaagagaaatggaagaaagatggacaagggtaaagaactatatcatgaatcaatctggagatcaagccataagaaataagatacaaatgttatatagtatataggatgaaaatggataaagataaagatataaagattgtctcacaaagaaatgaatatgtaaaaaaaaacaatcctcgtgttggtggtgggaattgtaaatgttttgtatgtctatggtatgtattttttgtgttttttaaaaataaaaatttgtaaaaaaaaaaaaaaagatttagctccccggggaaattaggcaagctaccACCTTGGCTGCATTTAGAAAGAgccttaaaacatggctcttcactcaggcctttgaaTAAGAGCCCCCATCTGTATGGTAAAATGTTGTTTTGGTTCCTCGTTCTGATTGGTTGCATCTTGCCTTGCCAATCTTCTGGTATAATCACAGGGTCTATCCCACTCCAAATTCTCTATGACTTTGGAGCACTTTATTAACTACCTCATGTCTACAAAACATACTTAGCGCACTTTCGCccagttgtttttatgattttatcgctgtattttaatatgcttttaccAATGTTTTTGCTAGTTCTATATTAATGTTTATTCCTTTTGCGtggggtttgttgttgtttgatgtattttatgttccTCACTGTATATGTTTGGGCtttcgccccatgtaagccaccccgaatcccttcggggagatggaggcggggtataagaataaagattattattattattattaatgagccTTTCAAGGCCATGTAACATCAGTCACTTGGCCTTGTGAGTCATAATAGTacatctcacaccagaagcgacttgtggtttttcaggtcgctcctgacacacataaaaaatttgcaaaatcttcCCCACCATCTGCTCCTCTGAATGGTAGTTCAATCTCAGTGTTGCTTGTCATCAGAAAAAGAGATCTTTGAAAGAGATCTTCATGGGACtctatctaaagcagtggtttgaACTACACAGCCCTTCTTTCTTTGCTCAGCTGCTGATTCCAGTGCCCCTGAAAACTGTTGCCCAACCATTTCTGGGGGGTACTATTCCAGACAAAAAGAAAAGTCAACTTCCAGAATACTTACATCGAGGAGGAGACTTCTTGCAGGCCTCCCCTATACAACAGAAGACACTTGACCGTTCATATCTCCCTCGACCCATATTCAGAGATTGCACAGGTGTGTCACAATTATATCGGCGCTCACAGGTTTTTACTGTTCTCAGTCTAGGTTTCCCCCCTGCAAATAAGCAATTCACTTACTCAAACTAGGGAAATATAAATTCTTACTGATCCATGTCAATTTCAAACAAAAATCTCGTTCCATGTATCTCTTATTTGTCCAGCTAAGTCCCTCTGCCCTCAAGCAGCAAATTATGCATTGTATAGCGGATTGattatgataaatggaagctcttacatgtgcccatgaTCCAGAGTCActtgcagaacaataacatgccactcaggtttgcaaaacaaaaatacaggaactttactaattccaagagatttaaaaaaaaaccaaaaaaaaaaaaaaaccaaccagtggtatttacaatggtccctctgatcactctgcttcagagaagaatacaatcttgattcttcaccctcttttctcagcagcaaacaggcctcaaaatagcaaggcctatCTAAAATACACTGCTCTCTTTATCAGCAggactcagtcagcactgaaaacatgtccaaacaggttctgcagcagcagaatagaaacagtatcaaatcaatacccagatctttgcaggctcagccaatcggcttcatgcacttcattttccagttaacacacacagcacagtgcctttgcaaaccatgacacattGTACTTAATTCCCCAAAAAACACCACCATGTGAGGTAGGTCATATCAGGAATCTACAGCTAGAGCCTTGTGACTCC is part of the Anolis carolinensis isolate JA03-04 unplaced genomic scaffold, rAnoCar3.1.pri scaffold_10, whole genome shotgun sequence genome and encodes:
- the LOC100553383 gene encoding phospholipase A2 inhibitor and Ly6/PLAUR domain-containing protein, producing MKTFPGFLLIFAVLWSGESLICEVCNRDGLKCSGQNETCKAQLQTCAVVLVESTNWGKPRLRTVKTCERRYNCDTPVQSLNMGRGRYERSSVFCCIGEACKKSPPRFSPGFVQPNGRECPACFATQLSLCGSAKVDCSGKEIYCISTYQTIPVGGTMVTYYKKGCVTRALCFKRAGSYTKYGDASNPLSNCTYAVRKK